One genomic window of Candidatus Kuenenia stuttgartiensis includes the following:
- a CDS encoding response regulator, with amino-acid sequence MDTILLVEDDKNQILLYEQELAIEGYKVVTATNGIEAIENARHFKPDLVVMDINMPMMDGIESMCRILSEHKNIPIIINTAYSNYQNNFMSWSADAYIVKSSDLKELKDKIKELLNKRKKNDNDKTV; translated from the coding sequence ATGGATACTATATTATTGGTAGAAGATGATAAAAATCAGATTTTGTTATATGAACAGGAACTAGCAATAGAAGGTTATAAAGTTGTTACGGCTACAAATGGGATAGAGGCTATTGAGAACGCGCGGCATTTTAAACCGGACTTAGTGGTAATGGACATAAATATGCCCATGATGGACGGCATTGAGTCTATGTGCAGGATTTTGAGTGAACATAAAAACATTCCTATAATCATTAATACGGCGTATAGCAACTATCAGAACAATTTCATGTCATGGTCGGCTGATGCATACATTGTTAAATCATCTGATCTAAAAGAATTAAAAGACAAGATTAAAGAATTGCTTAATAAAAGGAAGAAAAACGACAATGATAAAACCGTTTGA